In the Acidimicrobiales bacterium genome, CGCCCACCCGGCGCCGGCGGATGCCCACGCCGGCGACGACTGGGTGACCCAGACCGCCGACACCATCGAGCGCGTCGTCACCGGCGTCCGCTCCAAGACCACCGAGCCCGTTGAACGGATCTCCCGCATCGTCGTCTACGGGATCGTGGCTGCCTTCCTCGGCATCACCGCGGCGGTGCTCCTCTCGATCGCCGCCGTGCGGGCCCTCGACATCGCCATCCCCGGCGACGTCTGGTCGGCCCACGCAATCGTGGGCGGAATCTTCACGCTCGCCGGGCTGTTCCTGTGGGGGAAGCGCACCACCGACAAGAAGTGAGCCCCCCCGTGCCCGACGTACGCAACGTCATCATCATCGGTTCCGGCCCCGCCGGCCTCACCGCCGCGATCTACGCTGCCCGGGCCAACCTGGCGCCGCTGGTCGTCGAGGGTGAGCCGTCGTCCACCAGCGACCAGCCCGGCGGGCAGCTGATGCTGACCACCGAGGTCGAGAACTACCCGGGCTTCGTCGAGGGGATCATGGGGCCCGAGCTCATGGTCAACTTCCGGTCGCAGGCCGCCCGCTTCGGCGCCGAGTACGTCACCGAGAAGGTCTCCCGGGTCGACTTCTCCCGGCGCCCGTTCTCGGTGTGGGTGGGCAACCCCGAGGCCCCCGAGCCCACCTACCAGGCGCGCAGCATCATCGTCTCCACCGGCGCCCAGTCCCTGATGCTCAACCTCGAGGCCGAGGACCGCCTGCTCGGCCACGGCCTCTCCACCTGCGCAACCTGTGACGGGTTCTTCTTCCGCGGCCAGGACATCGCCGTGGTGGGTGGCGGCGACTCCGCCCTCGAGGAGGCGCTGTTCCTCACCAAGTTTGCCGACAAGGTCACCCTCGTGCACCGCCGCGACGAGCTGCGCGCCTCCAAGATCATGCAGGAGCGCGCCTTCAAGAACGACAAGATCGAGTTCCTCTGGAACCACACCGTGGTCGACCTCCTCGGCGAGACCCGGCTCGAGGGTGCCGTGGTGGAGCACACCCAGACCGGCGAGCGCCACACGCTCGAGGTCGGCGGGCTCTTCGTGGCCATCGGCCACCGCCCCAACACCGACCTGTTCAAGGGCATCCTCGACATGGAGGACAACGGGTACCTGATCACCCGCCCCGGTGGCACCGAGACCAACATCGAGGGCGTCTTCGCCTGCGGCGACGTGCAGGACCACACCTACCGCCAGGCGATCACCGCCGCCGGCTCGGGCTGCATGGCGGCCATCGACGCCGAGCGCTGGCTCGAGGCGGTGGGCGACGCCCCCGACAACATCGCCGAGACCGCGACCAACTGGTGACCGGCGCCGTGCCCTCGCCTTCCCGACCGCACCACCCCCCGATCGACCCCCCGACCAACGACCCCCCCGACCAACGAAAGGCATTTCCATGGCTGACACCGTGACCGTCTCCGATGCAACCTTCGACGAGGAGGTCAAGAGCAGCTCCGAAGCCGTCCTCGTCGACTTCTGGGCCGAGTGGTGCGGGCCGTGCAAGATGATCGCCCCGGTCCTCGACGAGATCGCGTCCGAGCAGGCCGGCAAGCTGAAGGTCGCGAAGCTCAACGTCGATGACAACCCCGACGTGGCTCGCCGCTTCGAGGTCATGAGCATCCCCACCTTGATCGTGTTCAAGGACGGGGAGCCCAAAAAGCGCCTCGTGGGCGCAAAGGGCAAGGCGCAGCTGCTCGAGGAGCTCGCCGAGTTCCTGTAAACACCCAGGTCAGAGGCTTTTCCCAACGTTATCCACAGCTTTGGGCACAGGGTGGGGATGCTCGACCTCCGCTCGACGTCGAGCAACCCTCACCCTGGGGTCTAGCCTGTGGATGACCCCCGGGGATGAGCCGCCGAGGACCCCCTGACCGGCCTCAGCCGCCGCCCGGCTCGGTCATCGCCCGGTAGATGCGCTCGAGGTCGTCGAGGTCAGCGAACTCGATCACCACTCGCCCCTTCTTGGCGCCCTCCTCGACCCTCACGCGCGTCTCGAGGTGCTCCGAGAGCAGCTCCTCGAGCTCGTGCATGCCGGGCTGGCGGAGTCCGGGCGCCGTCCGTGGGGGGCGCGCGCCGGCGCCGGGCGCGCCGGTCCGGGCGCGCACGGCCTCCTCGGTGGCCCGCACGGAGAGCCCCTCGGCGACCACGCGCTTGGCCAGGCTCTCCTGGAAGGCCCGGTCGGGCGTGCCCAGCAGCGAGCGGGCGTGGCCAGCGGAGAGCTGTCCTTCGGCCACCAGGCGCTGGATCGACGGGGGCAGCTGGAACAGCCGGAGGGTGTTGGTGATGGCGGCGCGGCTCTTGCCCACCCGGGTGGCCAGCTGGTCGTGGGTCAGGGAGAAGTCCTCGATGAGCTGGGTGTAGGCCGCTGCCTCCTCCAACGGGTTGAGGTCCTGACGGTGGAGGTTCTCGACCACCGCCTGCTCGAGTGACGAAAGGTCGTCCGCCTCCCTGACCAGCACCGGGATCGTGGTCAGTCCAGCGCGCTTGGCCGCCCGCCACCGCCGCTCACCGGCGATGAGCTCATAGGCCCCGTCGCCCAGGACCCGCACCAGCGGAGGCTGGAGGACCCCCAGCTCCCGCACCGAGGCGGCCAGGGCGCTCAGGGACTCCTCGTCGAAGTGGTTCCGGGGCTGGTGGGGGTTGGGCCGTACATTGGCGACGGCCACCTCACGGAGGCTCGACGCTTCGGTCCCCGCTCCCCCGTCGATGGCCTCGGGCGGGATGAGCGCCCCCAGGCCCTTACCGAGTCCGCTGCGGCGTGCCACCGCTCACCTCCTTGGCCAGCTCGCGGTAGGCGATGGCCCCGCGCGAGGTCGGATCGAACGCGATGATCGGCTGCCCGAACGACGGGGCCTCGGAGAGGCGGACCGTGCGCGGGACGACGTTGCGACAGACCTTTGGCCCGAAGTGCTGCCGCACCTCGGAGACCACCTGGTCCGACAGCTTGGTGCGGGCGTCGTACATGACGCAGATGATGGCGCTGACCTCGAGGCTCGGGTTGAGGTTGCGCTGCACCAGGTTGACGTTGCGGAGCAGCTGACCCAGGCCCTCGAGGGCGTAGTACTCGCACTGGATGGGGACCACCACCTCGGTGGCGGCGGCGAGGCCGTTGACGGTGAGGAGCCCGAGCGAGGGCGGGCAGTCGATGAGCACGAAGTCGTAGTCATCCGCTACGGCGGCCAGTGCCCGCTTGAGCCGCAGCTCTCGGCTGAACGCCGGCACCAGCTCGATCTCGGCGCCCGCCAGGTCGAGGCTGGCAGGGGCAACGAAGAGGTTCTTCACCGACGAGGGCTCCACGCAGTCCTCGATGGGGAGATCGTTGAGGATCACGTCGTACATCGAGCGCTCGAGGTTGCGGGGGTTGAGCCCGAGACCGGTCGAGGCGTTGCCCTGGGGGTCCAGGTCACACACCAGGACGCGGTACCCCAGCTCCGCCAGGCAGGCGCCGAGGTTCACCGCCGTGGTGGTCTTGCCCACGCCGCCCTTCTGGTTGGCGATGGCCATGATCCGGGGGAGCGGCCGGGCGAAGCCGGTGGCCGGCGCGCCGGCCTGGTCCGTCGCGTCCTCGGCATCCAGGTCGACCCCGCCGGGGA is a window encoding:
- the trxB gene encoding thioredoxin-disulfide reductase, which codes for MPDVRNVIIIGSGPAGLTAAIYAARANLAPLVVEGEPSSTSDQPGGQLMLTTEVENYPGFVEGIMGPELMVNFRSQAARFGAEYVTEKVSRVDFSRRPFSVWVGNPEAPEPTYQARSIIVSTGAQSLMLNLEAEDRLLGHGLSTCATCDGFFFRGQDIAVVGGGDSALEEALFLTKFADKVTLVHRRDELRASKIMQERAFKNDKIEFLWNHTVVDLLGETRLEGAVVEHTQTGERHTLEVGGLFVAIGHRPNTDLFKGILDMEDNGYLITRPGGTETNIEGVFACGDVQDHTYRQAITAAGSGCMAAIDAERWLEAVGDAPDNIAETATNW
- a CDS encoding phage holin family protein; this translates as MAATGSTTTRAHPAPADAHAGDDWVTQTADTIERVVTGVRSKTTEPVERISRIVVYGIVAAFLGITAAVLLSIAAVRALDIAIPGDVWSAHAIVGGIFTLAGLFLWGKRTTDKK
- the trxA gene encoding thioredoxin; amino-acid sequence: MADTVTVSDATFDEEVKSSSEAVLVDFWAEWCGPCKMIAPVLDEIASEQAGKLKVAKLNVDDNPDVARRFEVMSIPTLIVFKDGEPKKRLVGAKGKAQLLEELAEFL
- a CDS encoding ParB/RepB/Spo0J family partition protein, with protein sequence MARRSGLGKGLGALIPPEAIDGGAGTEASSLREVAVANVRPNPHQPRNHFDEESLSALAASVRELGVLQPPLVRVLGDGAYELIAGERRWRAAKRAGLTTIPVLVREADDLSSLEQAVVENLHRQDLNPLEEAAAYTQLIEDFSLTHDQLATRVGKSRAAITNTLRLFQLPPSIQRLVAEGQLSAGHARSLLGTPDRAFQESLAKRVVAEGLSVRATEEAVRARTGAPGAGARPPRTAPGLRQPGMHELEELLSEHLETRVRVEEGAKKGRVVIEFADLDDLERIYRAMTEPGGG
- a CDS encoding AAA family ATPase is translated as MSDDQPGAEAAGASEASPDGAGPTRGDELAAAIATTGVAATPPPATRPPSARIPGGVDLDAEDATDQAGAPATGFARPLPRIMAIANQKGGVGKTTTAVNLGACLAELGYRVLVCDLDPQGNASTGLGLNPRNLERSMYDVILNDLPIEDCVEPSSVKNLFVAPASLDLAGAEIELVPAFSRELRLKRALAAVADDYDFVLIDCPPSLGLLTVNGLAAATEVVVPIQCEYYALEGLGQLLRNVNLVQRNLNPSLEVSAIICVMYDARTKLSDQVVSEVRQHFGPKVCRNVVPRTVRLSEAPSFGQPIIAFDPTSRGAIAYRELAKEVSGGTPQRTR